The sequence CAGCAACAATACTCGTGAGCTTTCCGAAGCCCTCAAGCGCCGCTGTATGTATTTATTTATTGGCTATCCTTCGCTCGAAGAAGAATTGCGAATCGTCGAGATGAAAGTGCCAGCCTTGGGAGCCAAATTGGCTCGCCAAGCGGTCGAGTTTGTGCAACGCTTGCGCAATCTTGATCTCAAAAAGTCGCCTTCAATCTCCGAAACGCTGGATTGGGCACGCGCTTTGGTGCTGCTCAATGCCAAACAACTCGATCAGGATGTCCTTGATCAAACCATGACCGTGCTATTGAAGCATGAAAGTGACCTGCAACGCACCCAACGCGCCATCCAAACAGGCCGCAACCGCAACGACGAAGGACGAAGGAAAGGATGAGGGATGAATTATGAAGGATGAAACCTTATCTTTAGAATTACAACAATGCTCATCTGGAACCCGGTTCAAAGCTATTTCATCCCTCATCCCTCATCCTTCATCCCTTCAAAAGGGGTTTTTTTACGATGCATGAACGAATTGTGGCCTTTGTCAAGGCGCTGCGAGCAGCCGGAGTTCGTGTGTCGCTCGCCGAAAGCCTTGATAGTTTTAATGCCTTAGAACAGCTTGGCATCAGCGATCGCCAGCTTTTTCACGATGCACTGTTGGCAACCTTGGTCAAAGATGCGAGCCAGCAAGCACAGTTCGAGGAGCTATTTCCGCTCTTTTTTGGCCATGGCGATGCCCCGATGATCAGCGGTGCCAATGGCTTGAGCGGACTAGATCCTGACGAATTACAGCAATTGCGCCAAGAAATTGCCCAATTACGCGAACGGATTCGCGAATTGATGCAACGGCTGATGGATGGCCAAAATCTTACGCCTGAGGAATTGGCGGCACTAGCACGAAGTTCGGGCATCAATCACATTCAATCGCTCAACCAACGCCGCTGGGTCGAACGGCGCATGGAACAACAAATGGGCCTGAATGAATTTAAACAGGCGCTGGAAGCTTTGCTCAAACAATTGGAAGAAGGCGGGATGGATGCCGATGCCTTGGCCGAAATTATGCAGCAAATGCAGGGCAACGCCCAAGCCATGCGCGACCAAATTAGCCAATTCGTTGGTTCGGGCTTAGCCGAGCGCATGAGCGACGACTACAATCCGCAAACTGGCGATGATCTCCAGCATCGACCATTTGGCTCGCTCTCTGATGCTGAAGTACAACGCATGCGCCAAGAAGTGCGTCGTTTAGCCGCTTTGTTGCGTTCACGAGCAGCGTTGCGCCAAAAACGCGATAAAGCAGGTCAGGTTGATATCAAACGCACTATGCGCAACAATATGCGCTACGACGGCGTGCCGATGAAATTGGAATATCGTAAAAAGCAACAAAAACCCAAGTTGGTAATCATCTGCGATATTTCGACCTCGATGCGGCCAGTAGCAGAATTTATGCTGCGCATGATTTATGAATTACAAGATCAAGTCAGCAAGACCCATTCATTTGCCTTTATCGCCAATTTGCACGACATTACTGAGCAATTGAATGATAGCCGCGCCGATATTAGCGTCAATGATGTGCTCGAAAGTATCCCGCCTGGCTACTACAACACCGACCTTGGCCGTAGCCTCGATACCTTTCTGCATAGCCACCTTAGTACGGTCGATTGGCGTACTACGGTGATTATTGTGGGCGATGGTCGCAATAATTTCAACAATCCACGGCTCGAATCATTGCAAACAATTCGTCGCCATGCCAAGCGCTTAATCTGGTTTACTCCCGAAGATCGCTGGCAATGGGGCACTGGCGATAGTGATATGCAGCTCTACGCGCCGCTCTGCGATCGGGTGCATCTCGTCACCAACTTGGCTGAATTAACCGCTGCGGTTGATCGCTTGTTGGCTAACTAGCTATTTAGCAAGCCACCTATAGGCCGTAGGTGGCTCCTGCACCCTCTCGATTAATCCCCTCTGTGGTTGCTTTAATCCACAATTAACCTGTGCTATAGTTCGTTGGGCAAGTGTGAGCTAGCTAACAGCCGCTTGTTTACGAATTGGGCATAATAGAACCACGATACATCAAACCCACGTCAACCCAGAAGGAGACAACCAATGACAACCATGACAGTGCGTTTTTGGGGTGTGCGTGGCAGCCACCCAGTATCCGGCCCAGAATATTTGAAGTACGGCGGCAACACGTTATGCGTCGAGGTCGAGGCCAATGGCCATACGATCATCCTCGATGCAGGAACTGGCATTATTAACCTTGGCAAAAGCCTCAACGCCCGCGCCAAAGCCAGTGGTAAGCCCATCGATGTGACAATTTTGTTCAGCCATATGCACCATGATCATACCCAGGGTTTTCCATTTTTCACCCCTGCCTATCGTGGTGACACCAATATGCACATCTTTGGGCCTGGTATTTTTGAACGTGATTTAGAAGAAACCTTAGCAAAAACGATGTTGCCGCCGGTTTTTCCAGTGTCGATGGCCGAATTGCCTGCCCAAAAAATCGTTTCGAGCATCCGCGAAACTGATGTATTATTGCTTTCAGAGGCGGTGGGCGGCGCGATGCTGCGCAATCGTTTTCACGATAATCTGAGCGATATCGATGAAAATATGATTGTGATCAAAGCCTTGCGCTCATATGCACACCCCGATGGCGTGTTAGTTTACCGAATTGAATGGCAAGGAATGAGCGTTGTCTACGCCACTGACACAGAAGGCTATATTAATGGTGATCAACGGCTAGCTCAATTTGCTCAAGGTGCTGATGTGCTGATCCACGATGCTCAATATACCGAGGAGCATTATCTGGGCAAAGCACCAGGCTTTGGTTCAACCCAAGGCTGGGGCCACTCAACCGCCACGATGGCGTGTGATGTGGCCAAATCGGCCAAAGTCGGCACATTAGTCTTGTTCCATCATGAGCCAACCTATGGCGACGATGTGATCGAGACAATTGAAAACCATGCCAAATCGATGTTTGCTGGGGCAGTCGCTGCCCGCGAAGGCTTAGAATTGGTGCTGAACCAACCGCAACCCGAAGTAGCCAGCGTTGCGGATGCCAGCACTGCTGTAACCGAGCCATTGAGCAGCGACGTTGCAAGTTGATCAACGGTAGCAGGTGGAGGAACACGCCCATGAATCCAACCATAACAACGATTACTCCGAGTTTTGGCTGGCGCATGCTAGGAGATAGCCCAATGTTGAGCGATACAGAACTGGCGTTACTCCGCGATGTTGAGCTATTTGACGGCCTCGCTCCTGAGCAGGCCGCTCAAATTAGTCGGCGCTTGGTGCGGCGTACCTTCCCTGCTGGAACCAATTTGATGTCGGTGGAGCAACCAGGCGAGGTTGTATATATCATTCTGAATGGCACGGTCAAAATTCATGTTGAGCAAGCTGATGGCACCGATGTGATTATTGCCATGCTTGGGGCTGGCGATACCGTCGGCGAAATGAGCTTAATCGATAGCGCTGGCCGCTCGGCAACCGTGGTTACTCAAGAAGAATCAACCTTGCTCTGGATGAATCGCACAGCTTTTTTGGAAGCCTTGCAAAACGCTCCGGTGATTACCTTAAACCTTGTGCGTATGCTTTCAAGTCGTTTGCGGCTGGCCAATGAGCAAATTCAGGCTTTAGCGACGCTCGATGTGCATGGGCGGGTGGCTCGCCAGCTCTTGGCGTTTGCCCAAAAATACGGCCACGCCGATGAAACGGGCACGGTGCAAATTCCAATTCGGCTGACCCAAAGCGATTTGGCAGGCTTGGTCGGAGCATCACGCGAACGAGTCAACCAAGTGATTGGCTATTTCAAACAACGCCGCTATCTGAGCGTCGATCAACATTATCACATCAGTTTGCACAACCTTGAAGCCTTGGCCAAACGGATTAAGTGAGTTTTGCAACAACTTGAGCAAATAGCCACAAGCGTTTTCAATTAATTCGTTTGTGGCTTTGTTGCTTTCAAATTGGGAGAAGCGAATGCAAAAATGGCTCATTGGCGGGTTATTAGCTGGATTATTGTTAATCCGTGGATTGTTGCTAGTGAATAAAACACCGCCGCTGCATGCCCATCCTCAAGCGGCAGTTGAAGCTTATTTGCAATTTATGCAGCAACCCGATTCCTTAAGCGAGCAAGAAGTATTTGTTGACCAGATTGCCCAGCAACGCAGCCAGTTACAGCAAGCTACGGCGATTTACGCCAATCAAACTGTTAATTTTCAAGCTGTGGCATTCCATGATACCGCTAATCAATTTTACAAAACCGCAATTATCACCAGCACATTAACCGATCAATCCGGCCAGAAACGCCAGCTTGTGGATAAAGTTGTGGTTCAGCAGGTGCGGGTCAATCATCAATATTTGCCAAGCACAAAAGCTGAAGTGAGCTGGAAAATACACTTAATTAACGGCGATTTGCCCCAGATTGTGCCCTAAAATGACCATGCATGATCTGGAGATGAGGAATGATCATGCTCTACTACCCTAAAATGCCTGATAGCCGCAATGCACCCTTGACCCGTTGCTGGGCCTTTGAAAAATATGATGGCACAAATTTGCACTGGGATTGGGATCGTGAGGCTGGTTGGCATCGCTTTGGCACGCGCCGCGAAGCTTTTGAATTGACCAGCCATGGCATCGAGCAATTTAGTCAAGCTCATGCCCATATTCAGGCTGCATCAAGCCTGTTTCAAGCGACATTAGCCCAGCCATTAGCCGAAATCTTGCTGAGCCATGCCAATTATCAAGCCTACAACGAAATTCGCGTGTTTACTGAGTTTTTTGGCCTCAACTCATTCGCTGGTCTGCACAAAACCAGCGATCCCAAAGAATTGTGTTTGTTTGATGTTTGGCTTGAGGGCTATGGTTTTATTGGGCCACAGCAATTTGTCGCCGATTTTACCAGCCTCAATAGTGCGCGGGTGGTTTACGAAGGTAAGTTGACTGGCCAATTTTTTGAAGATGTGCGCAATGGGAAATTTGGAGTGCAAGAGGGCGTGGTTTGCAAAGGCGGCACTGGTGGCAGCGATCTGTGGATGGTCAAAATCAAAACGCGCCACTATCAAGCGCGGCTCAAACAAGCCTTTGCCGAGCGCTGGGAAGATTACTGGGAGTAACCAGCTATGCTACAATCCACGCTAGCAACTCGCTTTACAAAGGATTGTGGATTATGACGACAAATCAAGAACTTGCAACCACACCCAGCAACTCGGCCCGCGTAATTGGCCTGATTGTTGGCGATGTGGCGATTTTTGCCTTGTTTGTAATTATTGGGCGGCGTTCGCATGCCGAAGGCGTGAATGCCATGGATGTGGTGAATGTGGCTGCGCCGTTTGTGATTGGTTGGGGAATTGCCGCCCCGCTGCTAAAGCTGTACACTCCAGCGATTAGTGATCATACCAAAACGGCGTTGCAGCGCACGGCCTTGGCTTGGTGTGTGGCCGCGCCAATTGGCTTAACCTTGCGTTCAGTGCTATGGAAACACGATTTCAAGCCAGGCTTTGCAATTACCACCTTTATTTTCAACATGATTTTGCT comes from Chloroflexota bacterium and encodes:
- a CDS encoding DUF3054 domain-containing protein — protein: MTTNQELATTPSNSARVIGLIVGDVAIFALFVIIGRRSHAEGVNAMDVVNVAAPFVIGWGIAAPLLKLYTPAISDHTKTALQRTALAWCVAAPIGLTLRSVLWKHDFKPGFAITTFIFNMILLLAWRGWSAYRAGKQSR
- a CDS encoding MBL fold metallo-hydrolase — encoded protein: MTTMTVRFWGVRGSHPVSGPEYLKYGGNTLCVEVEANGHTIILDAGTGIINLGKSLNARAKASGKPIDVTILFSHMHHDHTQGFPFFTPAYRGDTNMHIFGPGIFERDLEETLAKTMLPPVFPVSMAELPAQKIVSSIRETDVLLLSEAVGGAMLRNRFHDNLSDIDENMIVIKALRSYAHPDGVLVYRIEWQGMSVVYATDTEGYINGDQRLAQFAQGADVLIHDAQYTEEHYLGKAPGFGSTQGWGHSTATMACDVAKSAKVGTLVLFHHEPTYGDDVIETIENHAKSMFAGAVAAREGLELVLNQPQPEVASVADASTAVTEPLSSDVAS
- a CDS encoding RNA ligase family protein, which produces MLYYPKMPDSRNAPLTRCWAFEKYDGTNLHWDWDREAGWHRFGTRREAFELTSHGIEQFSQAHAHIQAASSLFQATLAQPLAEILLSHANYQAYNEIRVFTEFFGLNSFAGLHKTSDPKELCLFDVWLEGYGFIGPQQFVADFTSLNSARVVYEGKLTGQFFEDVRNGKFGVQEGVVCKGGTGGSDLWMVKIKTRHYQARLKQAFAERWEDYWE
- a CDS encoding VWA domain-containing protein encodes the protein MHERIVAFVKALRAAGVRVSLAESLDSFNALEQLGISDRQLFHDALLATLVKDASQQAQFEELFPLFFGHGDAPMISGANGLSGLDPDELQQLRQEIAQLRERIRELMQRLMDGQNLTPEELAALARSSGINHIQSLNQRRWVERRMEQQMGLNEFKQALEALLKQLEEGGMDADALAEIMQQMQGNAQAMRDQISQFVGSGLAERMSDDYNPQTGDDLQHRPFGSLSDAEVQRMRQEVRRLAALLRSRAALRQKRDKAGQVDIKRTMRNNMRYDGVPMKLEYRKKQQKPKLVIICDISTSMRPVAEFMLRMIYELQDQVSKTHSFAFIANLHDITEQLNDSRADISVNDVLESIPPGYYNTDLGRSLDTFLHSHLSTVDWRTTVIIVGDGRNNFNNPRLESLQTIRRHAKRLIWFTPEDRWQWGTGDSDMQLYAPLCDRVHLVTNLAELTAAVDRLLAN
- a CDS encoding Crp/Fnr family transcriptional regulator, translating into MNPTITTITPSFGWRMLGDSPMLSDTELALLRDVELFDGLAPEQAAQISRRLVRRTFPAGTNLMSVEQPGEVVYIILNGTVKIHVEQADGTDVIIAMLGAGDTVGEMSLIDSAGRSATVVTQEESTLLWMNRTAFLEALQNAPVITLNLVRMLSSRLRLANEQIQALATLDVHGRVARQLLAFAQKYGHADETGTVQIPIRLTQSDLAGLVGASRERVNQVIGYFKQRRYLSVDQHYHISLHNLEALAKRIK